A genomic stretch from Bacillus sp. E(2018) includes:
- a CDS encoding vanadium-dependent haloperoxidase — protein sequence MRNYLRWSKIPYPGESYPPTPVTPEAGNWPMFFIAREGNTFLDPFRNYITWRIKDPNTINWANELQIVQQVMQQITPDQIRIAQMWAAGEVNKQIIPIVFQMMETYGLASTKAARFLAFYQAAINDAFVITWHFKYLWDVARPCQYDQNLKTVLMTPSFPGYPSAHAVMAGCTEPILSYYFPQERNRIHLLMEECAMSRLYAGVHFKVDNDEGLSLGRQLGEIVVNLIRSQNI from the coding sequence ATGAGAAATTATTTGAGGTGGTCTAAAATACCTTATCCAGGTGAAAGCTATCCCCCGACACCCGTAACGCCAGAAGCAGGTAATTGGCCGATGTTTTTCATAGCACGAGAAGGTAATACATTTTTGGACCCGTTTCGAAATTACATCACGTGGAGAATAAAGGATCCGAATACAATTAATTGGGCAAATGAACTGCAAATTGTACAACAGGTCATGCAGCAGATCACACCTGACCAGATACGTATTGCTCAGATGTGGGCTGCCGGAGAGGTGAATAAACAGATCATTCCAATCGTTTTTCAGATGATGGAAACATATGGACTTGCTTCAACAAAAGCAGCTAGGTTTTTAGCGTTTTATCAAGCAGCTATCAATGATGCTTTCGTCATCACCTGGCATTTTAAATATCTTTGGGATGTTGCTCGACCTTGCCAATACGACCAAAACTTAAAGACAGTGTTGATGACGCCTAGTTTTCCTGGCTATCCTTCGGCACATGCAGTTATGGCAGGGTGTACCGAACCTATTCTAAGCTATTATTTTCCTCAAGAAAGAAATCGCATTCACCTGCTCATGGAAGAGTGCGCGATGTCTAGGTTATATGCTGGTGTTCATTTTAAAGTAGATAATGATGAGGGGCTGTCACTTGGAAGGCAGCTCGGTGAAATCGTCGTGAATTTAATACGATCGCAAAATATATAA
- a CDS encoding fatty acid desaturase encodes MSEHSKYDIREWKKKLAPFERPRISASVWQLVNSVGPFLILWVLAYLSLNISFWLTLLCAVPAAGFLVRTFIIFHDCTHYSFFKSRKANQIVGIFTGLFTFCSYEQWKNSHATHHATNGNLEKRGVGDVWTMTLQEYAEASWFKRLQYRTYRNPIVLFLIGPLYIFLIDYRFNAKNASKKEKMHVWLTNIALVSIVLAVGFTIGWKAFLLVELPIFYIATFSGVWLFYVQHQFEDGYFENNEKWNYVEAALKGSSFYKLPKVLQWFTGNIGFHHVHHLNSRVPNYHLEKAHKSDPRLQDVPTLTLLTSLKSLTFKLWCEQSKKFIGNRDIRNFIRKNRAA; translated from the coding sequence ATGAGCGAACATTCGAAGTACGACATTCGTGAATGGAAGAAAAAATTAGCACCATTTGAGCGCCCGCGTATATCAGCAAGTGTATGGCAGTTAGTTAATTCAGTAGGACCATTCTTAATTCTATGGGTATTGGCTTATTTGAGTTTAAATATATCATTTTGGTTGACACTGCTTTGTGCAGTGCCGGCAGCCGGTTTTTTAGTTCGAACATTTATCATCTTTCATGATTGCACACACTATTCATTTTTCAAAAGCAGAAAAGCTAATCAGATTGTTGGAATTTTTACTGGCTTGTTTACATTTTGTTCGTATGAACAGTGGAAGAACAGTCATGCAACACACCATGCAACGAACGGAAACCTTGAGAAACGCGGGGTTGGTGATGTATGGACAATGACGCTTCAAGAGTATGCAGAAGCTTCTTGGTTTAAACGATTACAATACAGAACATACCGAAACCCGATCGTGCTCTTCTTGATCGGACCACTATACATTTTCTTGATCGATTATCGATTTAATGCAAAAAATGCTTCAAAGAAAGAAAAGATGCATGTTTGGTTAACGAATATCGCTTTAGTATCAATCGTATTAGCAGTTGGATTTACGATCGGCTGGAAAGCTTTCTTGTTAGTTGAACTTCCGATTTTCTACATTGCAACCTTTTCAGGAGTTTGGTTATTTTATGTTCAACATCAGTTTGAAGATGGTTATTTCGAAAATAACGAAAAATGGAACTATGTTGAAGCTGCTCTTAAAGGAAGCTCGTTTTATAAACTGCCAAAAGTATTACAATGGTTTACAGGGAACATTGGTTTTCACCATGTGCATCACTTGAACTCTCGTGTGCCGAACTATCACTTGGAAAAAGCACATAAAAGTGATCCGCGACTTCAAGATGTACCAACGCTTACGCTTCTTACTAGCTTAAAATCGTTAACGTTTAAGCTATGGTGTGAGCAGTCTAAGAAATTTATCGGAAATCGTGATATTCGTAATTTTATTCGAAAAAATAGAGCAGCATAA
- a CDS encoding MarR family transcriptional regulator, with the protein MEDVRDLLQSLSRKYETLQKNSCRLVEEDLTLALSHILYEISKHSKPSMQHIADNVGVDITTFSRQVKSLMRMGLVEKRVNPSDKRISFLLLSEKGIHTLSHLNTILSTRLNQNIEGLSEFERNTIMQALKILTKALNANK; encoded by the coding sequence GTGGAGGATGTCAGAGATCTGCTTCAGAGTTTGAGTAGAAAATATGAAACGTTGCAGAAGAACAGTTGTCGTTTAGTAGAAGAAGATTTGACCTTAGCACTTAGTCATATCCTTTATGAGATCAGTAAACACTCAAAGCCATCCATGCAACACATTGCAGACAACGTTGGGGTAGATATAACGACATTCAGCAGGCAAGTGAAGTCATTAATGAGAATGGGCCTTGTTGAAAAAAGAGTGAATCCAAGTGATAAAAGAATTTCTTTTCTTCTATTAAGTGAAAAAGGAATTCATACGTTATCTCATTTAAATACGATCTTGAGCACACGTCTTAATCAAAATATTGAAGGACTCTCTGAATTTGAAAGAAACACGATCATGCAAGCTCTGAAAATATTAACGAAAGCATTAAACGCAAATAAATAA
- a CDS encoding S8 family peptidase, which produces MSKKRKKVRWLSVFLAFLMIVPMMFPSQANAATTKGKASTSAKEAALDGKTSKVAKKLNEQFSKKDKVTFLIKFKEQVDTAAVAKKAAKEAKSQKLSSNQTKLMKRSTIVSTLRANALETQQHTKKYLEKQEKAGKAEKIQSFYVVNGMAVTATKEVMEEIAAFPEVEKVLPNETRQLIQPVSSVKLPEKQLPKSSLQVQPKNDTSSIEWNIERVGAPEVWGMGIDGAGTVVANIDTGVQWNHPALKEKYRGFDPQNPDAADHQFSWFDPVGGQAAPYDDDGHGTHTMGTMVGAEPNGGNQIGVAPGAKWIAVKAFSASGGTDADLLEAGEWILAPKDAEGNPHPEKAPDVVNNSWGGGAGLDEWYREMVQAWRSAEIFPEFSAGNTTIFNPGGPGSVATPANYPESFATGATDINNTLASFSLQGPSPYDETKPEISAPGVNIRSAVPGSAYEGGWNGTSMAGPHVSAVVALLKQADSSLTVEELEEILLNSATPLTDATFPESPNNGYGHGLVNAFTAVSSVVTGLGRIEGTVTKEGEDSEAPSITHEGPTESYKEMPLNLEAEVSDNISVTSVTLSYQNEDGSWTDVVAERTSGDYQSGTYSASIPGSALTGDSIVYKWTAIDFGGSSVSTDNYTIALLPGISSGYSEDFEGNPTGWTSFGANNSWEHGVPTSGPGAAFSGEKVYASNLAGNYANSANMTLVMPPVDLPEGNTYLQFKQWHDLERNYDYGHVFVSTDMENWTQKLRVNSTSGGWIDGEVDLSEYAGQRIYVAFNVTADGSVVKAGWYLDDVKLHDQPITPAKKAKLGGSPAVEKAPMSQAKPKVDPSKIKPMKPSSEKEPSKDGKGAPLALPMRAEVSVLETGRSVYTNPQDGSYSLTHAAGTYTVQAEAYGFRSQTQSVTLEADGTARANFTLEEIPRGTVSGTVTNEVTGEPIAGATVMLMEDAAIAPVQTNEDGTYEISAYEGEYTLKVLAPSYYGEEVSVTVSGGETTDQDIALKPFIGYPGEIGYDDGTAENARAWNAAGNAWAVKMSLADGNEKAAVTGGLFRFWDTEWPVPGGTAFQVAVYDESGPDGTPGKKLAGPFDATALRNGEWTHVDLSQHGIMVEGDFYMVYIQNFANPNTPGLATDEDGEWSGRSFQSLSGAWSQSPEEEGNYMIRATVNYEVTAPSITSPVDGSFTNEEKVTVTGTAAPTTTVEIYRDGEEAATAETTDEGTFSAEVTLEEGANTLTAKAVTDSGSTDESAPVTVTLDQTKPKVSITSPADGMKTNRESVTVKGTVDETNLDWVKVNGQKAQVDEDGNYSHRMLLNEGENVIKVVALDKAGNRHSKTVTVYAQFEAPVVENLKPDTDKELKSGESVKIEFDSAPGLDAVFVIHMPLTNAGGVANATELPMRETSEGHYEGYYTATTNVKAPGAVVEVIASDDYGNKTSERASGKLYINAKK; this is translated from the coding sequence ATGAGTAAAAAACGAAAAAAAGTACGCTGGCTTTCCGTATTTTTAGCTTTTTTAATGATTGTTCCAATGATGTTCCCATCTCAAGCGAATGCTGCTACTACAAAAGGTAAGGCTTCTACTTCAGCAAAAGAGGCAGCGTTAGACGGTAAGACGAGTAAGGTTGCAAAGAAACTGAACGAGCAATTCAGCAAGAAGGATAAAGTTACATTCCTCATTAAGTTCAAAGAACAAGTAGATACAGCTGCAGTGGCGAAAAAAGCTGCTAAAGAAGCTAAATCTCAAAAACTCTCTTCTAATCAAACAAAATTAATGAAACGTTCTACGATCGTTTCCACACTTCGTGCAAACGCGCTAGAAACTCAACAGCACACGAAAAAATACTTAGAAAAACAAGAAAAAGCAGGTAAAGCTGAAAAAATCCAATCTTTCTATGTAGTTAACGGTATGGCCGTTACGGCGACAAAAGAAGTAATGGAAGAAATCGCAGCTTTTCCAGAAGTTGAAAAAGTTCTTCCGAATGAAACAAGACAGCTTATTCAACCTGTAAGTTCTGTAAAGCTTCCAGAAAAGCAGCTTCCAAAATCATCACTACAGGTTCAACCGAAAAACGATACCTCTTCTATTGAATGGAATATCGAACGTGTAGGAGCTCCTGAGGTTTGGGGGATGGGTATCGATGGGGCTGGGACAGTTGTTGCCAATATCGATACAGGTGTTCAATGGAATCACCCCGCATTAAAAGAAAAGTATCGCGGATTTGATCCTCAGAATCCAGATGCAGCAGATCATCAATTCAGCTGGTTCGACCCTGTTGGTGGACAAGCTGCTCCTTATGATGATGATGGACATGGTACGCATACGATGGGAACAATGGTAGGTGCTGAACCGAACGGAGGCAATCAGATCGGTGTTGCACCGGGAGCAAAATGGATCGCTGTTAAAGCGTTCTCCGCTTCAGGTGGAACAGATGCTGATCTTCTTGAAGCCGGTGAGTGGATCTTAGCACCAAAAGATGCAGAAGGTAATCCACATCCTGAAAAAGCACCAGATGTTGTAAACAACTCATGGGGTGGCGGAGCAGGACTGGATGAATGGTATAGAGAGATGGTACAAGCTTGGCGTTCAGCTGAGATCTTCCCAGAATTCTCTGCAGGAAACACAACGATCTTTAATCCAGGTGGTCCTGGATCAGTAGCAACTCCTGCAAACTATCCAGAATCTTTTGCAACAGGTGCAACAGATATCAATAACACTTTAGCTAGTTTCTCACTTCAAGGACCTTCTCCATATGACGAAACAAAACCTGAAATCTCAGCACCGGGAGTAAATATCCGTTCAGCGGTTCCAGGAAGTGCATATGAAGGTGGTTGGAATGGTACGTCAATGGCCGGACCACACGTTTCAGCAGTAGTTGCTTTATTAAAGCAAGCTGACTCGAGTCTGACTGTTGAAGAACTTGAAGAGATCTTGTTGAATTCAGCAACTCCTCTTACAGATGCGACGTTCCCTGAATCTCCTAACAATGGATATGGTCATGGACTTGTGAACGCATTTACAGCCGTATCTTCAGTAGTAACTGGATTAGGCAGAATTGAGGGAACGGTAACGAAAGAAGGAGAAGACAGTGAAGCTCCTTCCATCACACATGAAGGACCAACTGAATCTTACAAAGAAATGCCGTTGAATCTTGAAGCCGAAGTGTCAGACAACATTAGTGTCACATCAGTTACATTAAGCTATCAGAATGAAGACGGAAGCTGGACAGACGTGGTTGCTGAACGTACAAGTGGAGATTATCAATCAGGTACGTACAGCGCTTCTATTCCAGGATCAGCATTAACAGGTGATTCCATTGTCTACAAATGGACAGCTATTGATTTTGGTGGTAGTTCCGTTTCAACTGATAACTATACAATAGCACTGCTACCTGGAATCTCTTCAGGATACAGTGAGGATTTTGAAGGAAATCCTACAGGCTGGACATCTTTTGGAGCAAATAACAGCTGGGAGCATGGTGTACCAACAAGCGGTCCTGGTGCGGCATTCTCTGGTGAAAAGGTATATGCTTCAAACCTTGCTGGAAACTATGCTAACAGTGCTAACATGACACTTGTTATGCCTCCTGTTGATCTTCCAGAAGGGAACACCTATCTTCAGTTCAAACAGTGGCACGATCTAGAACGTAACTATGATTACGGTCACGTGTTTGTATCGACTGATATGGAAAACTGGACTCAAAAGCTTCGCGTTAACTCTACTTCCGGTGGTTGGATTGACGGTGAAGTAGATTTAAGTGAATATGCAGGTCAACGCATTTACGTTGCGTTCAATGTAACTGCTGATGGTTCAGTCGTTAAAGCAGGCTGGTACCTAGATGATGTGAAGTTGCATGACCAACCGATCACACCAGCGAAAAAAGCAAAACTTGGCGGATCACCAGCGGTTGAAAAAGCACCTATGTCTCAAGCAAAACCAAAAGTAGATCCATCTAAAATCAAGCCGATGAAACCTTCATCTGAAAAAGAACCTTCAAAAGATGGCAAAGGTGCTCCACTAGCACTTCCGATGCGTGCAGAAGTTAGTGTCCTTGAAACAGGACGTTCTGTTTATACGAATCCTCAGGATGGATCGTACAGCTTAACGCATGCGGCAGGAACGTACACTGTACAAGCTGAGGCGTACGGATTCCGTTCTCAAACACAATCAGTCACACTTGAAGCGGACGGAACAGCACGTGCGAACTTTACACTTGAAGAAATTCCAAGAGGAACCGTTTCAGGTACCGTTACGAATGAGGTGACAGGAGAACCAATCGCAGGAGCTACTGTGATGCTCATGGAAGATGCTGCGATTGCACCAGTACAGACGAATGAAGACGGTACGTATGAAATCTCTGCCTATGAAGGCGAATACACACTAAAAGTACTTGCTCCTTCTTATTATGGTGAAGAAGTTTCGGTTACCGTATCTGGTGGTGAAACAACAGATCAAGATATCGCGTTAAAACCTTTCATCGGTTACCCAGGTGAGATTGGGTATGACGATGGTACAGCTGAAAATGCTCGTGCATGGAATGCTGCAGGAAACGCTTGGGCAGTAAAGATGTCACTAGCAGATGGTAATGAAAAAGCGGCTGTAACTGGAGGACTATTCCGATTCTGGGATACTGAATGGCCAGTACCAGGTGGAACAGCATTCCAAGTAGCTGTATACGATGAAAGTGGACCGGATGGGACACCAGGTAAAAAGCTTGCTGGACCGTTTGATGCTACAGCACTACGTAACGGCGAGTGGACACATGTGGATCTAAGTCAACACGGCATCATGGTAGAAGGAGACTTCTATATGGTGTACATCCAAAACTTTGCGAACCCGAACACACCAGGTCTTGCAACAGATGAAGATGGAGAATGGTCAGGACGAAGCTTCCAAAGCTTGAGTGGAGCATGGTCTCAATCTCCAGAAGAAGAAGGTAACTATATGATCAGAGCGACTGTAAACTATGAAGTAACGGCACCATCCATTACTTCTCCAGTCGATGGATCGTTTACTAATGAAGAAAAAGTAACCGTAACTGGTACCGCGGCACCAACGACTACAGTAGAGATCTACAGAGATGGCGAAGAAGCAGCTACTGCAGAAACGACAGACGAAGGTACGTTCTCTGCTGAAGTTACGCTAGAAGAGGGCGCTAATACGTTGACTGCAAAAGCGGTAACAGATAGTGGTTCAACAGATGAATCAGCTCCGGTAACTGTGACGCTGGATCAAACAAAGCCAAAAGTGAGTATCACATCACCGGCTGATGGTATGAAGACAAACCGTGAATCTGTAACCGTAAAAGGTACAGTTGATGAAACCAACCTTGATTGGGTTAAAGTTAACGGACAGAAAGCTCAAGTTGACGAAGACGGCAACTACAGTCATCGCATGCTTCTAAATGAAGGAGAAAATGTGATCAAAGTGGTTGCGCTTGATAAAGCTGGAAATCGCCACTCGAAGACGGTAACCGTTTATGCGCAATTTGAAGCTCCGGTAGTTGAGAACTTGAAACCAGACACAGACAAAGAGCTGAAGAGCGGTGAGTCTGTGAAGATCGAATTCGACAGTGCACCAGGATTGGATGCAGTATTCGTTATCCATATGCCGCTAACAAACGCTGGCGGGGTAGCGAACGCAACTGAGCTTCCAATGCGTGAAACGTCTGAGGGTCATTACGAAGGCTACTACACAGCAACTACAAATGTTAAAGCACCAGGTGCAGTAGTTGAAGTAATCGCTTCAGATGATTACGGCAACAAAACGAGCGAAAGAGCATCAGGCAAACTTTACATCAACGCAAAAAAATAA
- a CDS encoding FkbM family methyltransferase: MKNVMKNEVSFNVTDDKQFASFWNTVFPNHWEDFTFQVLDHFLHPDRNYLDIGSWIGPTLLYAANKSKHSYGVEPDSVAYEGLKTNIGLNPELKEKITTVNKALSYKSGTMNLYKRTQFGDSSSSLVRSLSDDFQTVSVSTLKQFVSDYKITDLSLIKMDIEGGEYLLIPSMQKYLKRYKPPLYLSLHPEFLKSSIKKRCPYLTERKLRKSYLKKVKKLIQSLDMYDYIYSSPSKRIEKSKLLQALLKNDEPIELLFTTTAFILKQR, from the coding sequence TTGAAGAACGTAATGAAGAATGAAGTATCCTTTAACGTGACTGACGATAAACAGTTTGCATCCTTTTGGAACACGGTTTTTCCTAATCATTGGGAAGACTTTACGTTTCAAGTCTTGGATCATTTCTTACATCCCGATCGAAATTATTTAGATATCGGCTCTTGGATCGGACCAACTTTACTGTATGCAGCAAATAAGTCGAAACATTCGTATGGTGTTGAACCAGATTCAGTAGCCTATGAAGGATTGAAAACAAATATAGGGCTAAATCCAGAACTTAAAGAAAAAATCACAACGGTTAACAAAGCTCTTTCCTATAAGTCAGGGACGATGAACTTATATAAACGAACCCAATTTGGTGATTCTAGTTCAAGTTTAGTTCGATCATTGTCAGATGATTTTCAAACGGTTTCCGTAAGTACCCTTAAACAATTCGTTTCTGATTATAAGATTACAGATCTCTCACTCATCAAAATGGATATTGAAGGAGGAGAATATCTGCTCATTCCTTCTATGCAGAAATATTTAAAACGGTACAAGCCACCTCTGTATCTATCACTTCATCCTGAATTTCTAAAAAGCTCGATAAAGAAGCGATGTCCATACCTTACAGAAAGAAAACTACGAAAATCCTATCTAAAAAAAGTAAAAAAACTGATACAAAGCTTAGATATGTATGATTATATTTATTCTTCACCTTCAAAGAGAATTGAAAAATCAAAATTACTTCAAGCTCTTTTAAAAAACGATGAACCGATAGAACTGCTTTTCACCACCACTGCCTTTATTTTAAAACAACGATGA
- a CDS encoding alpha/beta hydrolase has product MIHLFKKGTDVNKPVLLLLHGTGGNEKDLLSLAEMISPESSVLSVRGNVSENGMPRFFRRLAEGVFDEEDLIFRTKELYDFIEEAANKYDFNRDQVVAVGYSNGANIAGSLIFHYEESLKGAILHHPMVPRRGIELPKLDGLPVFIGAGKNDPICPPQETEELQQLLNNAGAKVHLKWDNMGHQLSRAEVEEAAEWFSKHLL; this is encoded by the coding sequence ATGATTCATCTTTTCAAAAAAGGAACAGATGTAAACAAGCCGGTACTTCTGTTATTACACGGTACCGGAGGAAATGAGAAGGACTTACTTTCATTAGCAGAAATGATTTCACCAGAATCTTCTGTATTAAGTGTTAGAGGAAATGTTTCTGAAAACGGGATGCCAAGATTTTTCCGCCGTTTAGCAGAGGGTGTCTTTGATGAAGAAGATTTAATCTTTCGAACAAAAGAGCTTTACGATTTTATTGAAGAAGCAGCCAATAAGTATGATTTTAACCGTGATCAAGTAGTAGCAGTCGGCTATTCAAACGGTGCTAACATTGCAGGAAGTTTAATTTTTCACTATGAAGAATCATTAAAAGGAGCAATCCTTCACCATCCGATGGTTCCTAGACGAGGAATTGAGCTTCCAAAATTAGATGGACTTCCTGTATTTATTGGTGCAGGAAAAAACGATCCCATCTGTCCGCCTCAAGAAACGGAAGAGTTGCAGCAATTGTTGAACAACGCCGGCGCAAAAGTACATCTTAAATGGGACAACATGGGGCATCAGTTATCAAGAGCTGAAGTAGAAGAAGCCGCTGAATGGTTTAGCAAACACTTGCTATAA
- a CDS encoding rRNA adenine N-6-methyltransferase family protein yields MTSLKQSFNFVADSYEKYRPTYPQKLFKDIIRYANLDEDHTLLEVGSGTGKATEGFVKEGISSITCVEYGKNLVQLTQRKFSSYPHLQVIHSSFEDWHHPEKVKYNLVFSGTAFHFIPHESGYQKAASLLKDDGVLALFWFVHIPSHEPVYESIRKAYASFAPHLEDSLAPTLADFIEKRNKQTLESGAFQDLQTHTYTWDQTYTAEEYVGLLDTHSGHQLLAPEQKGLLYQEIRKAILAQNSGVITKTHAVALFLAKKK; encoded by the coding sequence ATGACTTCGCTTAAACAATCGTTTAACTTTGTGGCTGATTCATATGAAAAGTACCGGCCAACTTATCCACAAAAGCTTTTTAAAGATATTATTCGTTATGCAAACCTTGATGAGGATCATACTCTTTTGGAGGTAGGAAGTGGAACTGGTAAAGCTACTGAAGGTTTTGTAAAAGAAGGCATCTCATCTATCACATGTGTTGAATATGGGAAAAACTTAGTACAGCTGACGCAAAGAAAGTTCTCATCGTATCCACATCTTCAAGTGATTCATTCTAGTTTTGAAGATTGGCATCATCCAGAAAAAGTAAAATACAACCTTGTTTTCTCCGGAACAGCTTTTCACTTTATTCCTCATGAGTCCGGGTATCAAAAAGCAGCCTCTCTTTTAAAAGATGATGGGGTACTAGCGCTCTTTTGGTTTGTTCATATTCCTTCTCATGAACCCGTCTATGAGTCTATTCGTAAAGCGTATGCTTCTTTTGCTCCACACTTAGAAGACAGCCTTGCTCCCACACTTGCTGATTTTATTGAGAAACGAAATAAACAAACGCTTGAATCAGGAGCATTTCAAGATTTACAAACACATACATACACGTGGGACCAAACCTACACAGCTGAAGAATATGTAGGATTACTAGATACACATTCTGGTCATCAACTATTGGCTCCTGAACAAAAAGGATTGCTCTATCAAGAAATAAGAAAAGCAATCCTAGCGCAAAATTCAGGAGTGATTACAAAAACACATGCAGTTGCATTATTCTTAGCTAAAAAGAAGTAA
- a CDS encoding ring-cleaving dioxygenase — MTMHTDGIHHITAIVGNPQENVDFYAGVLGLRLVKKTVNFDDPGTYHLYFGDEGGSPGTIMTFFPWPDAYRGRVGSGQVGTTSFVVPEGSLPFWEERLVKFAIEYKKTIRFQEEYLEFIDPHGLRLEIVARQEGKNSEWSFGEVTPQHAIKGFGGAILLSAAPQETERVLTEVMGLAKVGQDGDYIRFHSKSDIGNVIDIKLSPEARGVSGVGTVHHIAWRASSYEEHEQWQQHVKQKEFQVTEIIDRQYFNAIYFREEGGILFEIATDPPGFTRDEPEEELGKKLLLPPWLEPHREQIENHLQPADARILKEDIR, encoded by the coding sequence ATGACGATGCACACGGATGGGATTCATCATATAACTGCAATTGTTGGGAATCCTCAAGAGAATGTAGATTTTTATGCTGGTGTTCTAGGTCTTAGACTTGTTAAAAAAACGGTAAACTTTGATGATCCAGGAACGTATCACCTTTATTTTGGAGATGAAGGAGGCAGTCCAGGAACGATCATGACGTTCTTCCCTTGGCCTGATGCTTATCGAGGAAGAGTAGGTTCAGGGCAAGTTGGAACTACATCTTTTGTTGTACCAGAAGGTTCCTTACCTTTTTGGGAAGAAAGACTAGTTAAATTCGCAATAGAGTATAAAAAGACGATACGTTTTCAAGAAGAATACCTTGAATTTATCGATCCTCATGGATTACGTCTAGAAATTGTTGCAAGACAAGAAGGTAAGAATAGCGAATGGTCATTTGGCGAGGTAACTCCTCAACATGCCATTAAAGGATTTGGCGGAGCTATACTTCTTTCAGCAGCTCCACAGGAGACTGAGCGAGTTCTTACAGAAGTGATGGGTTTAGCAAAAGTAGGGCAAGACGGAGATTACATCCGATTTCATTCAAAAAGTGATATTGGGAATGTGATTGATATCAAACTATCGCCTGAAGCAAGAGGAGTAAGTGGAGTAGGAACTGTTCACCACATCGCATGGAGAGCTTCATCTTATGAAGAACATGAACAATGGCAGCAACATGTAAAACAAAAGGAGTTTCAGGTAACGGAAATCATTGATCGACAATATTTTAATGCTATTTATTTCAGAGAAGAAGGTGGCATACTGTTCGAGATTGCAACTGATCCACCAGGGTTTACTCGCGATGAGCCAGAAGAAGAGTTAGGAAAGAAATTATTGCTTCCACCATGGCTTGAGCCTCATCGAGAACAGATTGAAAATCACTTGCAACCCGCTGATGCAAGAATTTTAAAGGAGGATATCCGATGA
- a CDS encoding flavin reductase family protein: MKSIDPQELSVKENYKFLTGSIIPRPIAFVTTLSSDGVLNAAPFSYFNALTSNPPLIAISIGRKDGIQKDTSRNSEELGEFVVHIPDENYIEAVNQTAANLEPDQSEIELTNLTKAQSVKVGVPGIAESKIRMECVVEQIIPLGGSTDKPSTDLIIGRVVHYHISDELYQNGRIDADKLKPVGRLAGTNYVKLGETFSLERPE; this comes from the coding sequence ATGAAATCTATTGATCCTCAAGAATTATCCGTTAAAGAGAACTACAAGTTTCTAACCGGAAGTATTATTCCAAGACCGATTGCGTTCGTTACCACTCTATCATCAGATGGTGTGCTAAACGCTGCACCGTTCAGCTATTTTAATGCGTTAACATCAAATCCTCCTCTAATCGCCATCTCCATTGGGAGGAAGGATGGTATACAGAAGGATACATCACGAAATTCAGAGGAGCTAGGTGAATTCGTAGTTCATATTCCAGATGAGAATTATATTGAAGCTGTGAATCAAACCGCTGCCAACCTTGAGCCGGATCAAAGCGAAATTGAACTTACAAATTTAACGAAGGCTCAATCGGTCAAAGTAGGTGTTCCTGGTATCGCTGAATCAAAAATACGTATGGAATGTGTAGTTGAACAGATTATTCCACTTGGTGGTTCAACCGACAAGCCCTCTACTGATCTAATAATTGGAAGAGTTGTTCATTATCATATCTCAGATGAACTCTACCAGAATGGTAGAATAGATGCTGATAAGCTAAAGCCCGTTGGCAGATTAGCAGGAACGAATTATGTAAAGCTTGGAGAAACTTTTTCATTAGAACGGCCAGAATAG